The Blastococcus sp. HT6-4 genome window below encodes:
- a CDS encoding copper transporter, with amino-acid sequence MIDFRYHLVSLIAVFLAVALGIVIGTTQLNQPILNDIESQVSALEQDKRSLEDQTQQLQAELATAESFQEAVATPLVDGTLTDRNVLLLPTNESVTSETIEEIGGLVSDAGGSVSGVVRLEPEYSDPATATALQSYVTGPGLPAGIQLPEDGDAAALVASLLAQVLVTPPGGPAPDTATVSSVLAGLSSLDVLAVEGASVTQADHVVVLTGSGFTGEDAERRNAALVELVTALDGRGAGAVVAGDQESAEGNGLIGTVRADPALAAAISTVDNVRTLVGRISTVLALGQESRGTSGMYGTGEDAQPVPPVPVAAP; translated from the coding sequence GTGATCGACTTCCGCTACCACCTGGTGTCGCTGATCGCCGTCTTCCTGGCGGTGGCACTGGGCATCGTCATCGGCACGACGCAGCTCAACCAGCCGATCCTCAACGACATCGAGAGCCAGGTCAGCGCCCTCGAGCAGGACAAGCGGTCGCTGGAGGACCAGACCCAGCAGCTCCAGGCCGAGCTCGCCACCGCCGAGTCCTTCCAGGAGGCGGTCGCCACGCCCCTGGTCGACGGCACGCTGACCGACCGGAACGTCCTGCTGCTGCCCACCAACGAGAGCGTGACGTCCGAGACGATCGAGGAGATCGGCGGGCTGGTGTCCGACGCCGGCGGCTCGGTCAGCGGCGTCGTCCGCCTGGAGCCCGAGTACAGCGACCCGGCCACCGCCACGGCGCTGCAGAGCTACGTCACCGGGCCCGGCCTGCCTGCCGGGATCCAGCTGCCCGAGGACGGCGACGCCGCCGCCCTGGTCGCCTCGCTGCTCGCCCAGGTCCTCGTGACCCCTCCGGGCGGCCCGGCGCCGGACACCGCCACTGTCTCCTCGGTGCTCGCCGGCCTGAGCTCGCTCGACGTCCTCGCCGTCGAGGGCGCGTCGGTGACCCAGGCCGACCACGTCGTCGTCCTGACCGGGAGCGGCTTCACCGGCGAGGACGCCGAGCGCCGCAACGCCGCCCTCGTCGAGCTCGTCACCGCCCTCGACGGCCGCGGCGCGGGCGCCGTCGTCGCCGGCGACCAGGAGTCGGCGGAGGGCAACGGGCTGATCGGCACCGTGCGCGCCGATCCGGCGCTCGCCGCCGCCATCTCGACGGTGGACAACGTGCGCACCCTGGTCGGCCGGATCAGCACCGTCCTGGCACTCGGCCAGGAGTCCCGGGGCACGTCGGGCATGTACGGGACCGGCGAGGACGCCCAGCCGGTGCCGCCCGTGCCCGTCGCCGCACCGTGA